A window of the Fuscovulum sp. genome harbors these coding sequences:
- a CDS encoding pyruvate carboxylase translates to MPEFRKILVANRGEIAIRVMRAANEMGKKTVAVFAEEDKLSLHRFKADEAYRIGEGLSPVGAYLSIQEIIRVAKMAGADAIHPGYGLLSENPDFVEACDQAGITFIGPRAETMRALGDKASARRVAIEAGVPVIPATEVLADDMALIKKQAAEVGYPLMLKASWGGGGRGMRPILSEDELETKVREGRREAEAAFGNGEGYLEKMIQRARHVEVQILGDKQGNCWHLWERDCTVQRRNQKVVERAPAPYLTQAQREEVCEMARRICAHVEYECAGTVEFLMDMDDGKFYFIEVNPRVQVEHTVTEEVTGIDIVQAQILIEEGKSLAEATGLPSQADVKLNGHALQCRVTTEDPLNNFIPDYGRLTAYRSATGNGIRLDGGTAYAGGVITRYYDSLLVKVTAHAQTPEKAIARMDRALREFRIRGVATNIEFVINLLKHPTFLNDTYTTKFIDTTPELFAFKKRRDRATKILTYIADITVNGHPETVGRPKPPAEAKMPKPPKLHTETPATGTRNLLEQKGPQAVADWMKAQKKVLITDTTMRDGHQSLLATRMRSIDMVRVAPAYAANLPQLFSVECWGGATFDVAYRFLQECPWQRLRDLRAAMPNLMTQMLLRASNGVGYTNYPDNVVRSFVLQAAETGVDVFRVFDSLNWVENMRVAMDAVIEANKICEGTICYTGDMLDPARSKYDLKYYVDRAKELKSAGAHVLGLKDMAGLLKPASARILVKALKQEVGLPVHFHTHDTSGAAAATILAACDAGVDAVDAAMDAFSGGTSQPCLGSIVEALRHTERDTGLDIAAIRDISNYWEHVRTQYAAFESGIPAPASEVYLHEMPGGQFTNLKGQARSLGLEERWPEIAQAYADANQMFGDIVKVTPSSKVVGDMALMMVAQGLTRAQVEDPAVDVAFPESVIDMLKGNLGQPHGGWPDGILKKVLKGDAPLTDRPGKTLPPVDFAATRAYLEKELTGYKVDNEDINGYLMYPKVFLDYMGRHRLYGPVRALPTKTFFYGMQPGEEITAEIDPGKNLEIRLQAVGETTEDGEVRVFFELNGQPRVVRIANRAIKAKTAARPKAQDGNPAHVGAPMPGSIASVAVTVGQKVRAGDQLLTIEAMKMETGLHADREATVKALHVHAGSQIEAKDLLIEFE, encoded by the coding sequence ATGCCCGAATTCCGCAAGATCCTCGTTGCAAACCGGGGCGAGATCGCCATCCGCGTCATGCGCGCCGCCAATGAGATGGGCAAGAAGACCGTCGCCGTCTTTGCCGAGGAAGACAAACTGTCGCTGCACCGCTTCAAGGCGGATGAAGCCTATCGCATCGGCGAAGGCCTCTCCCCGGTCGGCGCCTATCTGTCGATTCAGGAAATCATCCGCGTGGCCAAGATGGCCGGGGCCGATGCCATCCATCCCGGCTATGGCCTGCTGTCGGAAAACCCCGATTTCGTCGAGGCCTGCGATCAGGCTGGCATCACCTTCATCGGCCCGCGCGCCGAAACCATGCGCGCGCTTGGCGACAAGGCCTCTGCCCGCCGTGTGGCGATCGAGGCGGGCGTCCCCGTCATCCCCGCCACCGAAGTGCTGGCCGATGACATGGCGCTGATCAAGAAACAGGCGGCCGAGGTGGGCTATCCCCTGATGCTCAAGGCCTCATGGGGCGGCGGCGGGCGCGGGATGCGGCCGATCCTGTCGGAAGACGAGCTTGAAACCAAGGTCCGCGAAGGCCGGCGCGAGGCCGAGGCCGCCTTTGGCAATGGCGAAGGTTATCTGGAAAAGATGATCCAGCGCGCCCGCCATGTCGAGGTGCAGATCCTTGGCGACAAGCAGGGCAACTGCTGGCACCTGTGGGAACGTGACTGCACCGTGCAGCGCCGAAACCAAAAGGTGGTTGAACGCGCCCCCGCCCCTTACCTCACGCAGGCCCAGCGCGAAGAGGTTTGCGAGATGGCGCGCAGGATCTGCGCCCATGTCGAATACGAATGTGCAGGCACCGTCGAATTCCTGATGGATATGGATGACGGCAAGTTCTACTTCATCGAAGTGAACCCTCGCGTGCAGGTCGAACACACCGTGACCGAAGAGGTGACGGGCATTGACATCGTGCAGGCCCAGATCCTGATCGAAGAAGGCAAATCGCTGGCCGAGGCGACAGGTCTTCCCTCACAGGCGGATGTCAAACTCAACGGCCACGCCCTGCAATGCCGGGTCACCACCGAAGACCCGCTGAACAATTTCATCCCCGATTACGGCCGCCTGACCGCCTATCGTTCCGCCACCGGCAACGGCATCCGGCTGGATGGCGGCACGGCCTATGCGGGGGGCGTCATCACCCGCTATTACGATTCGCTTCTGGTCAAGGTCACGGCGCACGCCCAGACCCCGGAAAAGGCCATCGCACGGATGGACCGCGCCCTGCGCGAGTTCCGCATCCGGGGTGTGGCGACGAATATCGAATTCGTCATCAACCTGCTTAAACACCCCACCTTCCTGAACGATACCTACACCACCAAATTCATCGACACGACGCCCGAGCTGTTCGCCTTCAAGAAACGCCGCGACCGGGCGACCAAGATCCTCACCTATATCGCCGACATCACGGTGAACGGGCATCCCGAAACCGTCGGCCGCCCCAAACCCCCGGCCGAGGCAAAGATGCCCAAGCCGCCGAAACTGCACACCGAAACGCCCGCCACCGGCACCCGCAACCTGCTGGAACAAAAAGGCCCGCAGGCCGTGGCCGATTGGATGAAGGCCCAGAAAAAGGTGCTGATCACCGACACCACCATGCGTGACGGGCATCAGTCGCTGCTGGCCACGCGGATGCGGTCAATCGACATGGTCCGCGTCGCGCCCGCCTATGCCGCCAACCTGCCGCAGCTGTTCAGCGTCGAATGCTGGGGCGGCGCCACCTTCGACGTGGCCTACCGCTTCCTTCAGGAATGCCCTTGGCAGCGTCTGCGCGACCTGCGCGCGGCCATGCCCAACCTAATGACCCAGATGCTTTTGCGCGCCTCCAACGGCGTGGGCTATACCAACTACCCCGACAACGTTGTCCGGTCCTTCGTGTTGCAGGCTGCCGAGACGGGCGTCGATGTGTTCCGCGTGTTCGACAGCCTCAACTGGGTGGAAAACATGCGCGTCGCCATGGACGCGGTGATCGAGGCGAACAAGATCTGCGAAGGCACCATCTGCTATACCGGCGACATGCTCGATCCGGCGCGCAGCAAGTATGACCTGAAATACTATGTCGACCGCGCCAAGGAACTGAAATCCGCAGGCGCGCATGTCCTGGGGCTCAAGGATATGGCGGGGCTTCTGAAACCCGCCTCCGCCCGCATCCTCGTGAAGGCCCTGAAACAGGAAGTGGGCCTGCCCGTCCATTTCCACACGCATGATACCTCGGGTGCCGCCGCGGCGACGATCCTTGCCGCCTGTGACGCAGGCGTCGATGCGGTGGATGCCGCGATGGATGCCTTCTCGGGCGGCACCTCGCAGCCCTGCCTCGGCTCTATCGTCGAAGCGCTGCGCCATACCGAACGCGACACCGGGCTGGATATCGCCGCGATCCGCGACATCTCCAACTATTGGGAACATGTCCGCACCCAGTATGCCGCCTTTGAATCCGGCATCCCCGCCCCCGCGTCCGAGGTCTATCTCCACGAAATGCCGGGGGGCCAGTTCACCAACCTCAAAGGTCAGGCCCGTTCCCTGGGGCTTGAGGAGCGTTGGCCCGAAATCGCCCAGGCCTATGCCGATGCCAACCAGATGTTCGGCGACATCGTCAAGGTGACGCCGTCCTCCAAGGTGGTGGGTGACATGGCGCTGATGATGGTGGCCCAGGGCCTGACCCGCGCGCAGGTCGAAGACCCCGCCGTTGACGTGGCCTTCCCGGAATCGGTCATCGACATGCTCAAGGGCAATCTCGGCCAACCCCATGGCGGCTGGCCCGACGGCATCCTGAAAAAGGTGCTCAAGGGCGATGCGCCTCTGACCGACCGCCCCGGCAAGACCCTGCCTCCCGTCGATTTCGCCGCCACCCGCGCCTATCTCGAAAAGGAACTGACGGGCTACAAGGTGGATAATGAGGATATCAACGGCTACCTCATGTATCCCAAGGTCTTCCTTGATTACATGGGCCGCCATCGCCTCTACGGCCCGGTCCGCGCGCTGCCCACGAAAACCTTCTTCTACGGCATGCAGCCGGGCGAAGAGATCACAGCCGAAATCGACCCCGGCAAGAACCTCGAAATCCGTCTGCAAGCCGTGGGCGAAACGACCGAGGATGGCGAAGTTCGCGTGTTCTTTGAACTCAACGGCCAGCCCCGCGTCGTGCGTATCGCTAACCGGGCCATCAAGGCGAAAACCGCCGCGCGGCCAAAAGCACAGGACGGCAACCCTGCCCATGTCGGCGCACCCATGCCCGGCTCCATCGCCTCTGTCGCGGTGACCGTCGGCCAAAAGGTCCGCGCAGGTGACCAGCTGCTCACGATCGAAGCGATGAAGATGGAAACCGGTTTGCACGCCGACCGCGAAGCCACGGTCAAGGCGCTGCATGTGCACGCAGGCAGCCAGATCGAGGCGAAGGATCTGCTGATCGAATTCGAATGA
- a CDS encoding UvrD-helicase domain-containing protein, which produces MNGWDENEAFEAAAVPLSQRALQAARPAAYLDDLNPAQRAAVEALDGPVLMLAGAGTGKTKALTARIVHLLRMGKARPNEILAVTFTNKAAREMKLRVGRLLGEVAEGMPWMGTFHSLSVKILRRHAELVELKSNFTILDTDDQVRLLKQLILAANIDEKRWPARMLAGMIDGWKNRALTPERVPSSEASGYNNRGTELYAQYQERLRTLNACDFGDLLLHCVAIFQANPDVLAQYQRWFRYILVDEYQDTNVCQYLWLRLLAQAHRNICCVGDDDQSIYGWRGAEVGNILRFEKDFPGAHVVRLEQNYRSTPHILAAASGVIAGNAGRLGKTLWTEAQDGEKVRLIGHWDGEEEARWIGEEVEALQQGRRGLHPVGLDGQAILVRASHQMRAFEDRFLTIGLPYRVIGGPRFYERQEIRDAMAYFRLSVSPEDDLAFERVVNLPKRGLGDKAQADIQRTARGAGVSLHEGARELVAHGGIGGKGAGQLRAFVEGIDRWHRATRVVDYDHVRLAETILEESGYTEMWQNDKTPEAPGRLENLKELVKALEQFDNLQGFLEHVSLIMDNETEEGGEKVSIMTLHAAKGLEFPVVFLPGWEDGLFPSQRSMDESGLKGLEEERRLAYVGITRAEELCTISFASNRRVYGQWQSQLPSRFIDELPSDHVEVQTPPGLYGGGFGAAAPYAVSAMEDRVSKADVYASPGWKRMQDRVQSRGVSQPREARGMVIDATVVSAHSEGDRVFHRKFGYGIVIGIEGDKLEIDFSKAGIKKVVAGFIVDADDADEVPF; this is translated from the coding sequence ATGAATGGCTGGGATGAGAATGAAGCCTTTGAGGCGGCGGCGGTGCCGCTGTCGCAGCGCGCCTTGCAGGCAGCGCGGCCTGCGGCCTATCTGGATGATCTGAACCCCGCGCAGCGTGCTGCGGTTGAGGCGTTGGATGGCCCGGTGCTGATGCTGGCCGGGGCCGGAACGGGCAAGACCAAGGCGCTGACGGCGCGGATCGTGCATCTGCTGCGCATGGGCAAGGCGCGCCCGAACGAGATTCTGGCGGTGACCTTTACCAACAAGGCCGCGCGCGAGATGAAATTGCGCGTGGGTCGGTTGCTGGGCGAGGTGGCCGAGGGGATGCCCTGGATGGGCACGTTCCATTCGCTTTCGGTCAAGATCCTGCGGCGGCATGCGGAACTGGTGGAGTTGAAGTCGAACTTCACCATTCTGGACACGGATGATCAGGTGCGGCTGCTGAAGCAGTTGATCCTCGCCGCCAATATCGACGAAAAGCGCTGGCCTGCGCGGATGCTGGCAGGGATGATCGACGGCTGGAAGAACCGCGCGCTGACGCCGGAGCGCGTGCCGTCAAGCGAGGCGAGCGGATACAACAACCGCGGGACAGAGTTGTACGCCCAGTATCAGGAACGTCTGCGCACGCTGAACGCCTGCGATTTCGGCGATCTGCTGCTGCATTGCGTGGCGATCTTTCAGGCCAATCCCGATGTTCTGGCGCAGTACCAGCGGTGGTTCCGTTACATTCTGGTGGACGAGTATCAGGATACCAACGTCTGCCAATATCTGTGGCTGCGGCTGCTTGCGCAGGCGCATCGGAACATCTGCTGCGTGGGGGATGACGACCAGTCGATCTATGGCTGGCGCGGGGCCGAGGTGGGCAACATCCTGCGGTTTGAAAAGGATTTCCCCGGCGCGCATGTGGTGCGGCTGGAGCAGAATTACCGATCGACGCCGCATATCCTTGCTGCGGCGTCAGGGGTGATCGCGGGCAATGCCGGGCGTCTGGGCAAGACGCTGTGGACCGAGGCGCAGGACGGCGAGAAGGTGCGTCTGATCGGCCATTGGGATGGCGAGGAAGAGGCGCGTTGGATCGGTGAAGAGGTCGAGGCTTTGCAGCAAGGCCGCCGTGGGTTGCACCCTGTGGGGCTGGACGGGCAGGCGATCCTTGTGCGCGCCAGCCATCAGATGCGGGCGTTCGAGGACCGGTTTCTGACCATCGGGCTGCCATACCGCGTGATCGGGGGGCCAAGGTTCTATGAGCGGCAGGAGATCCGGGACGCGATGGCCTATTTCCGGCTGTCGGTTTCGCCTGAGGATGATCTGGCGTTCGAGCGGGTGGTGAACCTGCCCAAGCGGGGGCTGGGTGACAAGGCGCAGGCCGACATCCAGCGCACGGCGCGGGGGGCGGGTGTTTCGCTGCACGAGGGCGCGCGGGAGTTGGTGGCGCATGGCGGCATCGGCGGCAAGGGCGCGGGGCAGTTGCGGGCTTTTGTCGAGGGGATTGATCGCTGGCACCGCGCCACGCGGGTGGTGGATTACGACCATGTGCGGCTGGCCGAGACCATCCTTGAAGAATCCGGCTATACCGAGATGTGGCAGAACGACAAGACGCCCGAGGCGCCGGGGCGGCTGGAGAACCTGAAGGAACTGGTCAAGGCGCTGGAACAGTTCGACAATCTGCAAGGCTTCCTCGAACACGTCTCGCTTATCATGGACAATGAGACGGAGGAGGGCGGCGAGAAGGTTTCCATCATGACCCTGCACGCGGCGAAGGGTTTGGAGTTTCCGGTCGTCTTTCTGCCGGGCTGGGAGGATGGATTGTTCCCCAGCCAGCGCAGCATGGATGAGAGCGGGTTGAAGGGATTGGAGGAAGAGCGGCGGCTGGCCTATGTGGGGATCACACGGGCCGAGGAGCTGTGCACCATTTCCTTCGCGTCGAACCGTCGGGTTTATGGGCAATGGCAAAGCCAGTTGCCCAGCCGGTTCATCGATGAATTGCCGTCCGACCATGTGGAGGTGCAGACGCCGCCGGGATTGTATGGCGGGGGCTTTGGCGCGGCGGCGCCTTATGCGGTGTCGGCGATGGAAGACCGGGTGTCAAAGGCGGATGTCTATGCCTCACCCGGCTGGAAGCGGATGCAGGACCGCGTGCAGTCGCGGGGCGTGTCGCAACCGCGCGAGGCGCGGGGGATGGTGATTGATGCGACCGTGGTATCGGCGCATAGCGAAGGGGACCGGGTGTTCCACCGCAAGTTCGGCTATGGGATCGTGATCGGGATCGAGGGCGATAAGCTGGAGATCGATTTTTCCAAGGCCGGGATCAAGAAGGTGGTGGCGGGGTTCATCGTCGATGCGGATGATGCCGATGAGGTACCGTTCTAA
- a CDS encoding benzoate/H(+) symporter BenE family transporter, giving the protein MRPSLLSAAFVAALVGYGSTIALVLAAAQALGASPPETASWVMAICFAKAAGSALLSTWHRVPVVLAWSTPGAALIAASAGYTMAEGVAAFLLAGLLIAATGLIKPLGALVARIPDAIAAAMLAGVLLPFVLKGASALEAAPLLVAPMVGLFALVRLKNPAVAVLAALAAGLATAFLSGTTTLPPLPPLPPTPVLIWPEWHWSALIGLGLPLYLVTMASQNLPGFATMRAAGYEPPVASALTVTGGISAIAALFGAHTVNMAAITAAICMGDDVHPDRSQRWKVGLAYAGVWVMLGLTGPVVIAILNALPPALMTALVALALLGPLMGALTGAFATPDQRFAATITLAVTGAGVAFAGIGAAFWGLLAGLAIWGLDRAAR; this is encoded by the coding sequence ATGCGCCCTTCCCTTCTTTCCGCCGCCTTCGTCGCCGCCCTTGTGGGCTATGGCTCCACCATTGCGCTGGTCCTCGCCGCCGCTCAGGCGCTCGGGGCAAGCCCGCCTGAGACCGCAAGCTGGGTCATGGCGATCTGCTTCGCCAAAGCCGCAGGCAGCGCCCTTCTCTCCACCTGGCACCGGGTTCCGGTCGTGCTGGCCTGGTCCACCCCGGGCGCGGCGCTCATTGCCGCATCAGCGGGCTACACCATGGCCGAAGGCGTGGCCGCCTTCCTGCTCGCGGGCCTGTTGATCGCAGCGACCGGCCTGATCAAGCCGCTGGGCGCACTCGTGGCCCGCATCCCCGATGCCATCGCCGCCGCGATGCTGGCGGGTGTCTTGCTCCCATTCGTCCTGAAAGGCGCCAGCGCGCTGGAAGCCGCGCCCCTGCTCGTCGCCCCGATGGTCGGCCTATTCGCCCTCGTCCGCCTCAAGAATCCCGCCGTCGCCGTGCTTGCCGCCCTTGCCGCAGGCCTCGCCACAGCCTTCCTGAGTGGAACCACCACCCTGCCGCCCCTGCCACCCCTGCCGCCGACACCCGTGCTGATCTGGCCCGAATGGCACTGGTCCGCCCTGATCGGCCTTGGCCTGCCGCTTTACCTGGTGACCATGGCCTCGCAGAACCTGCCGGGCTTTGCCACCATGCGCGCGGCGGGGTATGAGCCGCCCGTCGCCTCGGCCCTTACGGTGACAGGCGGCATCTCGGCCATCGCCGCATTGTTTGGCGCGCATACGGTGAACATGGCCGCCATCACTGCTGCCATCTGCATGGGTGACGATGTCCACCCCGACCGCAGCCAGCGCTGGAAGGTGGGGCTTGCCTATGCGGGGGTTTGGGTGATGCTGGGCCTGACCGGCCCGGTCGTCATTGCCATTCTGAACGCCTTGCCCCCCGCCCTGATGACCGCCCTTGTGGCGCTGGCCTTGCTCGGCCCGCTCATGGGCGCGCTGACCGGGGCCTTCGCCACACCAGACCAGCGCTTCGCCGCCACGATCACGCTGGCCGTCACTGGCGCGGGTGTAGCCTTCGCAGGCATCGGCGCGGCCTTCTGGGGGCTCTTGGCGGGGCTTGCGATCTGGGGGCTGGACCGTGCCGCGAGGTAG
- a CDS encoding DUF1127 domain-containing protein: MAYINSSRAASFSLADRISGFVALTKANLARRAVFNQTVRELNTLTDRELADLGIARVDILSVAREAAYGK; encoded by the coding sequence ATGGCTTATATCAATTCCTCCCGCGCTGCGTCCTTCTCGCTGGCTGATCGCATCTCGGGCTTTGTGGCCCTGACGAAAGCGAACCTGGCCCGCCGCGCCGTGTTTAATCAAACTGTCCGCGAACTCAACACGCTGACGGATCGGGAGCTGGCCGATCTCGGCATCGCCCGCGTCGACATTCTTTCCGTGGCCCGCGAAGCGGCCTACGGCAAATAA